TGAGGTTATGGGGATAGTCGGCGAAAGCGGGTCAGGCAAATCCACTCTGCTGAACTGTATGGCAGGCCATCTGGCACCGGATGCGGGACAGGTTGTGTTCGACACCCGCACCGACGGCCTACGCGATACAATTGCGATGTCTGAACCCGAACGCAGGATGCTCGGTCGCACTGATTGGGCTTTTGTACACCAACACGCCCGCGACGGTCTGCGCATGGGTGTCAGTGCCGGTGGCAATGTAGGCGAGCGATTGATGGCTGTGGGCGAGCGCCACTACGGCGACATCCGCGACAAGGCCACTGACTGGCTGGGTCGTGTCGAGATCGATGCGTCCCGCGTCGATGACCGACCCACAACATTCTCAGGCGGGATGCAGCAACGCTTGCAAATCGCCCGCAACCTCGTCACCGGCCCACGACTGGTGTTCATGGATGAACCCACAGGTGGTCTCGATGTGTCGGTTCAGGCACGACTGCTGGATCTGCTGCGCGGTCTGGTGCGTGACATGGGGCTATCGGCGATCATCGTGACCCATGATCTGGCTGTGGTTCGCCTGCTGGCGGACCGCCTGATGGTCATGAAATCAGGCCGCGTGGTCGAGGCGGGCCTGACAGATCAGGTGCTGGACGATCCCCAGCACGCTTACAGTCAACTCCTTGTCAGTTCCGTTTTACAGGTATGAGCCATGATTGAACTAAAAGACGTCTCCAAAACCTTCACCCTGCACAATCAGGGAAGTGCCGTGATCGAGGTGATCAGCAAAGTGTCCTTCGCGGTTGCACCGGGCGAATGCGTGGCGCTCACCGGGGCCTCTGGTGCTGGTAAATCCACGCTGATGCGGATGATCTACGGCAATTACCTGACGCAAGCAGGCGAAATTCGCATTGGTGGTTTGGATATCGTGCGGTCTGAGCCGCGCGACATCATAAAATTGCGCCGTGATGTGCTAGGCTATGTTAGCCAATTCCTGCGTGTGGTGCCGCGCGTGCCAACGCTCGATGTGGTTGCAGAGCCTCTGCGCGCTTTGGGAGTACCGGCAGACGACGCGCAGGACCGAGCATCGGCGCTTCTGAAGCAGTTAAACATCCCCGAGAGGCTGTGGTCCTTATCCCCAACAACCTTCTCGGGCGGCGAGCAACAGCGCGTCAACATCGCCCGTGGTTTTGCACATAGCTACCCTGCGATGTTGCTTGATGAACCTACCGCGAGCCTCGACGCTGCGAACCGCGAGGTGGTGCTCTCTTTGATCGAAGATGCGAAAATGCGCGGCGCGGCTATCATCGGTATTTTTCATGATGAGGCGGCCCGAACCCGCGTCTGTGATCGCGAAATTGATGTCGGCCGCTTTACCCCCGGTATGGCCGCATGACGCCTGTCTCAAAGTCCGAGGGGCGTCTCATCGCGGTTGTCGGCCCATCGGGTGTTGGCAAGGACAGCGTGATGGTGGGCCTTCAGAGCGTCATGCCAAGTGTGCATCTTGTCCGCCGTGTCATCACACGTGCGCCCGAATTGAGCGGCGAGGATTACGATGCGGTTTCAGAATCGCAATTTGATGCCTTGGTTGAAGAGGGGGCTTTTGCTGTTCACTGGCGCGCGCATGGGCTGCATTATGGCATTCCGATCACCGTCAAATACCAACTCGGTAAGGATACCGATTGCCTTGTCAATTTCTCCCGCAAGGCTCTGACCCAAGCAGCCGGGATTTTCCCACGCCTAGTCGTTCTCAACATCACCGCGAAACCGGAAACGCTTGCGCACCGTCTCGCCGCGCGGGCGCGTGAGACGGAAGAAGAGATCAGCAAACGCCTTGCCCAGGCTGACAAGCCATTGCCGTCTGGGCTCAAGGTGATCAACCTCGCAAACGATGGTCCGCTGTCCCAGACCATCGCCCGGGGGGCGGTATTGCTTCAGCCGGTGAGTTTATAGCGATGGAGTACCTCAAACCTGCCATCTTCCCGCTCACCGCACAAAGCGATCTGATCCAGCACAAAAGGGCTGGGCAGGTCCGGCATATGACGCCGCAGAGCAGCCGACCATACGGCAATTTCACCCTGCGGCAGACGCGCCGTCAGTGTCATGTGGAACCGAAATTCTTCCATCACATATGGATATCCCCATTGCGCGAGCAGCGCCTCCTGCGGCGGGCTCAGACCGACTTTGCGGCGGCGCGCGAGCTCTGCTTCGAGAGCGGGGGCGCGAAACCGATCAAGCGCGCGCACACAGGCGCCAGCAACCCGGCGCACAGCTTGCATATCGTTTTGCGGAGTCAGCGCCAGAAAACCGCCCAAAGTCGTCAATTCCAATCCCTCACATATGGCGGGAGCGAGTTTGACAGCAAGGTCAGATACGGCAGCTTTCAAAGCCTGCACGTCTTGCCCTTCAGCCAGACGAAATGGCGGTTTCAAAGTCGCATGGAACCCGTATTTGCGCGGTGTCATCGTGATGTCATCCAAACCCGGCATATCCGGCTGAGGCGCCTCACGGCCATGCAACACATCCCAACCGAGCCACGACGCACCGAAATCGGCCCAGGCCCCTACCGGCGGCACATAGTAAATTGCAAATCGAGAGTATGACATGAATTCCCCTTTTCCCACGTCCTCTTTGACAAAGGCTTGTGACAACGATGTGTCAAGCGACCTATGTCTCGCAAATGCGCAGCTTATGTTGGAAGATCAGGTACTCACTGGTGCGGTGACAATCGAACAAGGCGTCATTTGTGACATTACTGAAGGGGATCACGTCCCAACCGGTGCCTTGGATTGTGCCGGAGATCTCGTTATTCCCGGTCTTGTTGAGTTGCACACAGACAATGTCGAGCGCCATATCGAACCGCGCCCAGAGGTGGACTGGCCACATTTACCTGCCCTGATCGCGCACGATGCAGAACTGGCGTCCACTGGCATTACGACGGTGTTTGACGCCATGCGGGTAGGGTCCGTCCATAATAGTGGCAAGGACCGCTGCGTCGAATATGCCCGAACGCTGGCCGATGAACTCTTGGCAGCCCGCGCGCAAGGGTATTTAAAAATCAGTCATTTTCTTCATCTCAGAGCCGAAATCTGTTCAGAGACGCTGCTTGAAGAATTGGCGGCCTTTGGACCGTCAGACAGAATAGGTATTGTCAGCCTGATGGATCACACCCCTGGTCAGCGCCAGTTCCGTGATCTGACCGCGTTGAAAACCTATGTCACCAAGAAACGCGGTATGAACGATGCGGCGTTTGCCGAACATGTTGAGACCCTGTTGCGCCTACAAAAACGCTTCGGGGCAAAGCACGAAGTAGGTGCTGTGAAAGAGGCCCGCCGCCTCGGTGCAGTTCTGGCAAGCCATGATGATACCACAGCCGATCATGTCGCGACCTCCTCTGATAATGGCATCGGCTTTGCCGAATTCCCCACAACGGTTGAGGCCGCAGCTGCCTGTCGCATCCACGGCATTGCCGTGATGATGGGCGCACCCAACCTGATCCGCGGCGGCTCCCACTCCGGCAATGTCGCGGCAGAAGATCTCGCAAAAGCCGATCTTCTTGACATTGTCTCATCAGACTACGTGCCCTCGGCGCTGCTTTTGTCGGCGTTCCGCCTTGCAGATATCTGGAATGATCTGCCCCGCGCCATTGCCACAGTGACCAGCAACCCCGCAAAGGCCGTGCGGTTGCATGATCGTGGTGCTTTGAAAACAGGTTTACGCGGTGATGTTTTGCGTGTGCGCAAAATCGACCAAATACCTCTACTCCGCGGCGTCTGGAGCCAAGGTAACAAAGTTGGTTAAAGCGTTTCGCGAAAAACCTGAATCACAGTTTTCCGTGAAACACTTTAGGGCTTTTTGAGTGTCGGCCGCATACGTCACAAAGGTTTCATGAAACTTTAGCGCCATTGATACGCACCCCCATCATTCATCCAGATGAATAAACTTGGAGGGTGCTATGAAACTGAAATCTCTTTTGTTGGGTATAAGCCTTGCGGCTGTGTCTGCGTTTGCAGCGACAGCAGAAACCTGGAAGCTTGCTGTCACAGATGTTGAAGGTATGGAGCGCCTGCAACTGGAATGGGGTCCGTTCAAGGAGGCGCTCGAAGCGGCCACCGGCGACACATTCGAATTCTATGCAGTAAATTCGCGCACGGCTGCAGCTGAGGCGCTGCGCGGTGAGGCCGTGGATTTCGTGGTCTCTGGGCCCGCAGAATATGTGGTTATCAACAAGATCACCAACGCCACGCCATTGATCGGCCTTGGTCGCCCAGATTATTACTGTGCCCTTATTGTGCGTGCTGACAGCGGCATCAACGTGCCAGCTGATCTGGTCGGCAAGTCGGTCGCCTTTGGCGATATCGGTTCGACCTCAAACATGCTTTGCCCCATGCAGGTACTTGCTGATCACGGTATCGATCCGGTCAATGACATTGAGAGAACCCACACCTCACGAAACATCGCCTTTGAGGCGTTGAACAACGGCGATATTGACGCACTCGGCATGAATGCAGGTACTTTCATCGGCGTCCGCAATGGCCAAACGGAGCTGCCTTACGGTTTTTATAAAGTGATTGCGCGCTCGGGCGACTTGCCCAATGACATGATCATGGCGGGTGCACATGTGCCAACCGAGGCTGCCGAAGCCATGCGCGACGCAATCCTTGGGAGCAAGGCGCAGGTCATCGCAGGCATTACGGCCCACGAAGAAAACGACAAATATGTCGGCATGGACCTCGTTGCGATTGAAGACAGCGCTTATGACTACGTCCGTTCGATGTACTCGAATGCGGGATACCCTCAGTTCGACAATTTCATCGGTGACTGATCTTTTGCTGAAATGTCAGGCGGCGCCGGATGTGCTGACTGAGCAAGCCGGGGCGGCCTTCGCCCCGGTTTCGCCTGTTGAAATCGAAGCCCGCGCCATTTCCAAAACCTTTGGGGCAACGCCGATCTTTTCTGACGTGAGTTTCCGCCTCGCCCGCGGAGAGGCAACAGCACTTGTTGGTGCCAACGGCACCGGGAAATCGACCATGCTGCGCTGTCTGATGGGGTTGATCTCAACCTCAGGTGGCAGCGTGCATTTGCTGGGACAGCAGACAAATGAAGTAGCCGGGCGAGAAATGCGCAACATTCGCGCACAGGTAGGGCTGGTCTCTCAGAAGCACAATCTGGTGCCCCGATTGTCTGTGCTTTCGAATGTATTGCACGGCCTTCTAGGCAAGCATCCCGGCATACGCCATTGGAGCCATTCGCTAGCCCCCCAGCCCTCTCGGAAAACTGCCATGCAGGCGTTGGAACGCGTTGGCCTTGCTGATTTCGCGCACCGGCGCGCGGATCGGCTGTCTGGCGGGCAATCGCAACGCGTGGCCATTGCCCGCGCCATCGTCGGCGCGCCCAAGGTTCTCTTTGCGGATGAGCCTTGCGCGTCACTTGATCCAAGTGCAGGCGAAGACGTGATGGAGCTGTTTTTCCGGCTTGTCCGCGACGAGAACGTCACGGTCGTCTTTACCTCACACAACATTGAACATGCATTGAAATACGGCGACCGCGTGCTTGGCCTTGCGCAGGGGCGCATTCAGCTTGATGCGACAACAGCCTCACTGAGTTCCTCCGATCTGAGAGGTCTTTATGACTGATACCGCGCCCTCCCGGAATGAACGGACCCGATTTGAACTGGCGCGGTTTGAGCGACCCTCTGCCATTAGTTTTCTGGGCTATGCGCTCGGACTTGTCATTATCTTCTGGTGCCTCGCCGGTGCCGGATTCTCGCTTGAAAAAGTAGCCAGTTCCCCGCCCCGCTTTGCCGATTTCGCCGCGCGGGCCTTCCCGCCGAACCTTGACCCACAAGTGCTTTCGCGGCTGGGCTGGAAAATGGTCGAGACACTGCAAATCGCTGTTGCTGGTGCCGTGATCGGGGTAATCATATCTGTTCCTGTCGCCCTCTTGGCCGCAAAGGGGCTGATCGCCGGCCCATGGGTCAATCAAATTGTCCGGACCGGGCTAAGTTTCATCCGTGCTGTGCCGGACATCGCCTGGGCACTGGTTTTCGTTGTGGCCGTAGGACTTGGTCCCTTTGCGGGCATGCTGGCCATCGTGATTGACACAATCGGTTTTTGCGGACGCTTTTTCGCCGACGACATGGAAGCAACCGACAAAGGCCCCGCCGAAAGCCTAACAGCCACTGGTGCGCGGAAACTCGATGTTGTGGCCTGTGCCACGATCCCCGGCAGCCTGCCTGCTTTCATTTCCACCTCTCTCTTTGCTTTGGAGAAAGCCGTCCGGTCGTCGACTATCCTTGGTCTTGTTGGTGCGGGTGGGATCGGGATCGAGCTTAAAGTTGGTTTTGACCTTTTCGATTACCCCACAGCGATGACCGTGATCTTGATGATCGCAGTTGTTGTGATCGGGATCGAGCTCGTCAGCGGCTGGGCCCGCGCCCGAATTATTGGAGAGCAGCGTTGAAACCGGAAACAGCAGACCAGCATTGGAATGCCCAATCGAGAGCCGTCGAAGCAAATAGCAAGCGGCCAGCGCCCGGCAAGGAATTGCAAGAATGGGCCGCTGGTCCGGCACAATGCGCACGCATCCTTGATCTTGGGGCGGGCGTGGGGCGTCACGCGCTTTGGCTGACAGCCCAAGGCTTTGAAGGTCGGAAGCTTGAGGAGCGTGAACACGAAACGCCGGGGATTTTCCACAGGCATCTGACAACGGAACAACTTTGAATGATTACCTTTGAAGGCGCACAGGTTTACCTGCCCGGCGAGATCACCCAAACGAATGTTTCCATCAGCAATGGCAAGATTGTCGAATTAGGGGGCCCTGCGCAAGGCGAGGTGATCGACGCACGTGGATTAATATTGGCGCCTGCCCTGATCGACGTACATGGCGATGCGTTCGAACGCCAGCTGATGCCCCGTGTAGGAGTTTTCTTCCCAACCGAAACGGCGCTCATCGACACTGACCGCCAACTTGCAACCAACGGGATCGCCACCGCTTATCACGCCATCACGCTGGGATGGGAGCCGGGGTTGCGCGATGTGGCACGCGGCCGCGAACTCATGCAAGCCATGCGCGATCTGGCCGCGCGGCTGACCGTGGAAAACCGCGTGCAGCTTCGGTGGGAGACCTTCGCATTCGAGGCTTTGGACGTGATCGAATGGGCGCTTGCGGGGCCGCTATTGCCTTCCGTAGCCTTCAATGACCACACGTCTATGACCATGCGGGCCTATGACGTGCCAATCCAGGATCGCGCTTTTGAGCTGTCGCCTGATTTTTCAATAGCGTCGCTATACGACGCGCGGATGAAAAAGCGCACTGCCTCCAAAGCCCATCGCGCAGGGCTGAGCGAGGAAGACTATATCGCACTCCTAGGCCAGATCTGGGATCGGCGCACCGAGGTGCCGGGTGCTATTGCAAAGGTTGCCCGGATGGCGCGGGATGCCGGTGCGCCGATGCTCAGCCATGATGATACACGTGCCGAAACCCGTGCCTATTTCCGCACTCTCGGGGCGGGGGTTGCCGAATTTCCCATGGTGATGGAAGCGGCAAAAGCAGCCCGTGCGGGCGGTGATCCGATCATCTTTGGTGCGCCCAATGCCGCCCGTGGAGGGAGCCATATCGGTTCGCTTGGTGCGGGTGATATGGTGGAGGCCGGTCTGTGCGATGCGCTCGCTTCGGATTATTTCTACCCCGCCATGCTTGCCGCAATTGCCAAACTTGACGCGGAGCGCCGCGCGGATCGGCTTGTGCTTTGGTCGCTCGTCTCATCTGGCCCCGCAAGGGCAATGGGTTTGCCCGACCGGGGCGACATCACTGTTGGCAAGCGCGCGGACCTTGTTTTGGTGGATTGGCCCGACGGCTCCGTCCCAGCCATTCAGGGAACATGGGTTGCGGGCCGTTGCGCCTATCGTGGTATGCCCGCTGGATGAACCTGCCAAGACTGAACCGCGATTATTTGCCTGCCATTGGACTGGGGATAACCCAGATCATGGGCTACGGCACCCTGATGTACGCCTATGCCGTGCTCCTGCCAGAAATGGTCAAGGATCTTGGACTGACCCTGTCAGAGGTTTTCGGCATTCTGTCGCTGGGCCTTTTGTTTGGCGGCCTGGTCTCACCCATTGCCGGAAAACTGGTGGACCGTTTCGGCGGACGGTGGGTGATGACGCTGGGCTCTGTCGTGGCCAGCCTTGCGTTGATGGCGATGAGCCAAATTGAAGGGCGGATCGGGTTGTTTGTACTGATCCTGATGGCCGAAGGCGCGGGTATGTTCGTGCTGTATAATGTGGCCTTTGCCAGTGTGGCGCGACTGGATCTAGGCGTTCTGCCGCAACGCTCGATTTCGGTCATCACACTGTTTGGCGGGGTTGCCTCGACTATTTTCTGGCCGCTGACTCTTGCGCTGTTTAACCGGTACGGCTGGGAAACAACATGGGTGATCCTCGGCTTCAGTGCCTTACTGATCTGCACACCGATCCACTTCTTTGTCTTGCGCGGGCCTGAACGCGCCGCTGATGCACCCAAGCCTGAAAATTCGCCAGACTGGCCCGAACTGACCGGGCGCCTGCGCAAACAGGCAATGCTGTGGATGGTCTTTTCTTTCATTTTTTCTGGCTACCTGATGGGCGCTATTATGACACTTTGGGTGACCAATGTTCAGGACCTAGGACATACAGCGGCAATGGCAGCCTTCGCCGGTGCCGTCATCGGCCCGTTCAAAACGGTGGGCCGGTTTTTTGAGATGTTGGTCAGTCGCAGCATGTACCCGTTAGTGACCTATGCGCTTAGCCTTGGCCTGATGTTTTCTGGCTTTGTCGTCCTGTTGATTTTCGGATTTACGTTCACTGGACTTCTGCTTGCGGCGGCACTTTACGGAATGGGCGACGGGATCAAAACTATTGCGCGCGGGACACTGCCTTTGGCGCTATTTGGTGCCAAAGGTTACGGCGCACGACTTGGGTGGATCTCCTTTGTACAAATGGGGATCAACGCCTCCGCCCCTTTTGCTTTTGCATGGACCACGCAAACCTACGGCGGCTGGTGGTCTTTTGCTGTAATGGCCCTGTGTCTTTGCTGTGCGATTGCTACCTACATGTTTATTCCCGACCCAAGGACCCACAGACATGACCCCGCTCAAAATAGGCGCCTGCCTGAAAACATCTGAGAGTGCCGACCACCGCGATTGGCTGTTTGATGCCGCCCGCGATATCGAACTACAGGATTTCATGTCCCATGCTGCGCTGACCACCGGATTCGACGATCGCATTGCCGCCGCCAAGACGGCCCTTGATGGGCATACTGGACGCCTTGGCATTCATGGGCCTTTTGAAGGTCTGGATATCGATAACAAAGACGCGGAACTGCGCCCGATCATTACTGCACGGTACCTGAAAGCGCTGGAGGCTGGAGACCGGATCGGCGCACGCCAGATGGTGCTGCATTCGCCATACACAGCTTGGTATCAGCACAACATTTTCAACTTTCCGGGCTATGCCGAAAGCAAGCTTGGCCGCATCCATTAAATTCTAGACCCTGTCGTGCGCGCAGCCGAAGAAATGGGCATTAAGCTGGTCATTGAGAATATTCAGGATGTACGCCCAGAAACACGTCGCGCGATGGTGGATAGCTTTGGCTCAGAAGCAAGAGAGAGTCCGGTTTTCAGTGTAATTATTTTTAGGTCCATGCTTGCTGAGAGGAGCAGGGACGATGACGATTTCCAAAGAACTTCTGGACGAACTTTTGAAAGGCTGCGAGCGACCTGAAGATCTGCTTGGCGATGGCGGGCTGATGAAAGAGCTCAAGATTAGGCTGATGGAGCGCATGCTGGGTGCGGAACTGACGGTGCCTCTGGGCTATGAGGATGGCAAGGAAGCACCGCCGGGCCAGCCCCACCGGCGCAACGGCACTGCCAGCAAGCGCTTGAAGGGTTAGGACGGCGAGGTGCCGATTTCGGTTCCCCCGTGATTGGGACGGCAGTTTTGAGCCCGAACCGATCAAGAAGGGCCAAACCCGGATCGACGGTATGGATGACAAGATTATTGCGCTCTACGCCGCCAGTCTGACGGTGCGCGATATCAGCGCGCACCTTGAGGACGTCTACGGCCCACAGGTCTTGCCCCCTCTGATCCGCCGCGTGGCCGACGCCTTTGTGGACGGCCCCAAAGGCTTCCCAGAGGCGCTCACAGCGGCCTTTGCGCAAGCAACAGTGCAGACTTGCATTGTTCATCTTGTCCGCCATTCGCTGAACTTCTGCGCCTGGAAAGATCGCAAGGTCGTGACCACTGATCGGCGCCGGATTTACAGCGCAGCTAGCGCCGAACAGGCTGCCGTTGAACTCGATGCTTTCGAGGAAAAATGGGCCGGCAAATACGCCTTGATTGCCCCGGCCTGGCGGCGGGCGTGGCAGGCGGTGATCCCGTTCTTCGCCTTCGATCCGGCAATTCGCAAGATCATCTACACGACGAATGCCATTGAAAGCCTGAACCGGGCGATCCGAAAATCGATCAAGACGCGTGGCTCGTTCCCGACCGAGGACGCTGCGACAAAGCTGATCTATCAAGCCATCCGCACCTTTGAGAAAGGCGGCAGAAATGTCCGAGAATGATTTGTAGCCCGAAATCAATGCGCTATCATGTTCGACCAGCGCTTCAATGCGTGACCGTATCTGAAACCCGCATGGGCCAAGCCGGATACACAGAGTTCATGAAACTCCCGGCGGATCGCGTCAGGGGCCACAACCTCAAATTGCCTGTCCAGCGTGTTGTCCGCGACGACAGTAGGCTTGCCGCCGTAGTGACCTGGGCGGCGTTTGTCGCCAATCTGTGCGACGATGCCTGCAAGGCTGGCCAAACGTGCGACACGGTTCTCTGAGCAGGTCTCGCCCGCATCGCGCAAGTCATCAGTCAGTTCGCGATATCCATAGACCTTGCCGCTGTCGGCCCAAGCCTGATGGATCAGCTCTGTTTGCCGTGCATCTTCAAGCGCACGCAGGCTTAATGGTTCCCTAAGCCATGCGTAGAAGCCGCTGGAATGAACCATCACCACGCGGCACATGGACCGCACAGAAAACTCCGCGCGATGAGCCCCCCCTCTCATGCATGTCAACATGCACTGCCGGGCAGTGAATGAACGCATACTTCACTGAGACTCGCGCGCCCAGTACGCGGTCGCCTTTTTTAAGATTGTCCGCTCCTCGGTCACGCGGGCCAACTCACGCTTCAGCCGCTTGATCTCAGCAGCCTGTTCAGCACCCTCTGATCTGACACGTGGTGACTTCGCAAACTGCGCTTTCCACGTGTACAGCGACTTGGTGCTAATCCTCAAACGCTCAGCCACTTCGCTGACCGCGTATCCGCGCTCAACAACCTGCGCCACAGCGTCCTACTTGAACTCGTCCGCAAACCGTATTCCCTAGTTCATATCCGTCTCTCCTTGGTTCCAAAATTACCAAGCAAAGCGTCTACAAATCTAGGGGCACCTCAATGCTCGTTGAAATAGCTCTTGCGAACAAGGTGGCACAGACCATCTGGGCGGTTCTGGCCGAGGAACAAGATTATCGCGATCCAGCGAAGACCGTAGCCGCCTGAGAGATTTGGACCCAAGCCGCTGATCACTATACTGGCCCATGGCTTCTGAAAATGCCGCACAATGAGGCCTGACAGAAGACCGCAATCGATCATTCCTCAAATCAGTCAAAACTTCTTTCATCGAAGGCGCAACCACAGAATCCCAAACTCTGAATTGTTAAATCTTCGCTGCATGCGCGCGCATCACGATTGATGTTATAGCTGCTAAGGCTCCGGCGTCACGACGCCGCGTGAAGATCAGCTGTTCGTAGCATTTGCCACACAGAAACGGCGGTCAAAGATCAGGTTGTGGGCATAGAAGAATGAACGCAACAACGACGACCATTAGATCGGGTGAACACTTCCGGGTCGTGCTGTATGAGCACTTGAAATCGGATAAATGCAAAAAGGGCGGCTTGAGTAAGCCGCCCTTTCTCATTTTAGTCGGAACCGCGCACCGGAATGGGCGCGTCTGGATTGGGCTTGAAGACTTTTTGCGTCAACCATGCAGCGGCCACAACTGCGATACCGATCACGTCAGTTGTGAGGCCCCCTTCAATCATGAACAGCGCAGCGACACCGACGGCCAGGCGGACGAACCAAGCCGAGCGCTGCCCCCAGAACCAACCTTGGACACCAGCCGATAGGAGGTACACACCAAACACTGCCGTGACACCTGCGCGACCGACTTCGTACCATGTGCCATCCATCAACAAGGCGGAGTTGTAGAAGAACATGAACGGGACGATGAAAGCTGCGATCCCGATCTTGAAGCTTGCGACACTGGTGGACATCGGGTTCGCGCCCGAGATGCCCGCCGCCGCATAGCTGGCAAGGGCCACTGGGGGTGTGATGGCCGAAACAACCGCAAAGTAGAACACAAAGAAATGTGCCGTGAGCTGCGGAATACCGAGTTGGACCAGACCCGGTGCGACGACGGACGCCGCTACCGCATAGGCCGCTGTTGTGGGCATCCCCATGCCCAGCAGGATCGCAATACACATCGCAAAGAACAGAGCCAAAAGCTGGCTCACCCCTGCAAGATCAAGCAAAACGGAAGAAAAGCGCGCGCCAACACCGGTGAGCGAGATCACACCCACGATGATACCGGCACAAGCGCACACGGCGATGATCTGGATCGACATGACACCGGCAAGTTCGAAGGCTTTCCAGATCTGACACGGGCCCATGCCGGACACAGCCGCCTCTGGCAGGCTGTTGGGAAACAGCCGGACCATGATGATTGGCATCCAACTGATCACCGCTGCGGCAACCGTCGCGAGCGTACCCGCCCTGATCACGGAATACCCCATGAACAACGCCACAATCAGAATGAAGATCGGCAAGAACAAATAGGCCTGACGCACCAGTTTGGCGAATTTTGGCAACTCGTCTTCGCGCATGCCGCGCATGCCCAATTTGGCAGCCTCAAAGTCGACCATGAAGTAGACCGAGACGAAGTAAAGCACCGCAGGGATGATCGCCGCAATGGCGATTTCCTGGTAGGGGATGCCTGTGATCTCGGCCATGATGAAGGCACCCGCGCCCATGATCGGCGGCATGATCTGCCCGCCTGTGGAGGCGGCGGCTTCAATAGCGCCCGCAGTTTTTGGTTTGTAGCCGACCTTTTTCATCAGTGGAATGGTCAGCGAGCCTGTGGCAACCACGTTGCCCGCAGAGGTGCCATTGATCATCCCCATTAAACCGGAGGCAAAGATGGCCACTTTCGCCGGGCCACCGCGTGCACGACCCGCAGCCGCAAAGGCAAAGTTGATGAAATAGTCGCCCACTTTTGACGCCTGAAGGAATGCGGCAAAGATGATGAACAAAATGATATAGGTCGAGGACACCGCCGTTGTGGGCCCGAGGATACCTGCATCGGTGTAGACAAAGC
This genomic window from Roseovarius carneus contains:
- the phnE gene encoding phosphonate ABC transporter, permease protein PhnE — protein: MTDTAPSRNERTRFELARFERPSAISFLGYALGLVIIFWCLAGAGFSLEKVASSPPRFADFAARAFPPNLDPQVLSRLGWKMVETLQIAVAGAVIGVIISVPVALLAAKGLIAGPWVNQIVRTGLSFIRAVPDIAWALVFVVAVGLGPFAGMLAIVIDTIGFCGRFFADDMEATDKGPAESLTATGARKLDVVACATIPGSLPAFISTSLFALEKAVRSSTILGLVGAGGIGIELKVGFDLFDYPTAMTVILMIAVVVIGIELVSGWARARIIGEQR
- a CDS encoding alpha-D-ribose 1-methylphosphonate 5-triphosphate diphosphatase — protein: MITFEGAQVYLPGEITQTNVSISNGKIVELGGPAQGEVIDARGLILAPALIDVHGDAFERQLMPRVGVFFPTETALIDTDRQLATNGIATAYHAITLGWEPGLRDVARGRELMQAMRDLAARLTVENRVQLRWETFAFEALDVIEWALAGPLLPSVAFNDHTSMTMRAYDVPIQDRAFELSPDFSIASLYDARMKKRTASKAHRAGLSEEDYIALLGQIWDRRTEVPGAIAKVARMARDAGAPMLSHDDTRAETRAYFRTLGAGVAEFPMVMEAAKAARAGGDPIIFGAPNAARGGSHIGSLGAGDMVEAGLCDALASDYFYPAMLAAIAKLDAERRADRLVLWSLVSSGPARAMGLPDRGDITVGKRADLVLVDWPDGSVPAIQGTWVAGRCAYRGMPAG
- a CDS encoding MFS transporter, whose protein sequence is MNLPRLNRDYLPAIGLGITQIMGYGTLMYAYAVLLPEMVKDLGLTLSEVFGILSLGLLFGGLVSPIAGKLVDRFGGRWVMTLGSVVASLALMAMSQIEGRIGLFVLILMAEGAGMFVLYNVAFASVARLDLGVLPQRSISVITLFGGVASTIFWPLTLALFNRYGWETTWVILGFSALLICTPIHFFVLRGPERAADAPKPENSPDWPELTGRLRKQAMLWMVFSFIFSGYLMGAIMTLWVTNVQDLGHTAAMAAFAGAVIGPFKTVGRFFEMLVSRSMYPLVTYALSLGLMFSGFVVLLIFGFTFTGLLLAAALYGMGDGIKTIARGTLPLALFGAKGYGARLGWISFVQMGINASAPFAFAWTTQTYGGWWSFAVMALCLCCAIATYMFIPDPRTHRHDPAQNRRLPENI
- a CDS encoding sugar phosphate isomerase/epimerase: MTPLKIGACLKTSESADHRDWLFDAARDIELQDFMSHAALTTGFDDRIAAAKTALDGHTGRLGIHGPFEGLDIDNKDAELRPIITARYLKALEAGDRIGARQMVLHSPYTAWYQHNIFNFPGYAESKLGRIH
- a CDS encoding TRAP transporter permease gives rise to the protein MVREPTQAEDVGLIAEGVDEEPIEGNRRLYAGWRLQAVAGFGALYALFHMAALNGVSISSYTGVTIPLLPQFPMETWNFRIFHIAGALSLGFLMYNAMLFSDKDDNAKSGLWDKIAYALMLPAILALGVSFWFAFMIAGGDLPEMSGLTTWPAFAGTPIYNKEVWYFGLPLLVATFGGIVLGWLEKAPRDRFRASDILLAICAFAVAAYLIAIYGTAARNSVGTPFVPIGVAFAATAGSALILELTRRVAGLALVIITGVFLVYTFTAHLLPGILAVQNPYDWKRFFGFVYTDAGILGPTTAVSSTYIILFIIFAAFLQASKVGDYFINFAFAAAGRARGGPAKVAIFASGLMGMINGTSAGNVVATGSLTIPLMKKVGYKPKTAGAIEAAASTGGQIMPPIMGAGAFIMAEITGIPYQEIAIAAIIPAVLYFVSVYFMVDFEAAKLGMRGMREDELPKFAKLVRQAYLFLPIFILIVALFMGYSVIRAGTLATVAAAVISWMPIIMVRLFPNSLPEAAVSGMGPCQIWKAFELAGVMSIQIIAVCACAGIIVGVISLTGVGARFSSVLLDLAGVSQLLALFFAMCIAILLGMGMPTTAAYAVAASVVAPGLVQLGIPQLTAHFFVFYFAVVSAITPPVALASYAAAGISGANPMSTSVASFKIGIAAFIVPFMFFYNSALLMDGTWYEVGRAGVTAVFGVYLLSAGVQGWFWGQRSAWFVRLAVGVAALFMIEGGLTTDVIGIAVVAAAWLTQKVFKPNPDAPIPVRGSD